The following proteins are encoded in a genomic region of Zea mays cultivar B73 chromosome 9, Zm-B73-REFERENCE-NAM-5.0, whole genome shotgun sequence:
- the LOC542659 gene encoding histone-lysine N-methyltransferase EZ2 isoform X4, giving the protein MADDQSVVGRRRIYYDTVGNEALICSDSDEEIPEPEEEKHFFTKGEDHLIWRATQDHGLNQEVVNVLCQFIGATPSEIEERSEVLFEKNEKHSGSSDKIESRLSLDKTMDAVLDSFDNLFCRRCLVFDCRLHGCSQNLVFPCEKQPYSFDPDENKKPCGHLCYLRLITCSSGGTGGGGHRRTRRGHRRRRPTGAAGVVDTSVPPEVLPQPPPEAVRAISLPPPPFRRCFFKRSRRIAQAEDDLQSAIVISVVGMGRSGCAAEVSDALASRFDLEGNALDLRRVAPNTFIALLPNVEMADRWLSGGQSLYVPPLRMHIKRWSRQFMANGGGTLPHRLDIELRGLPFHLWGLHTAEQLLDGHCLVHELHLDSVGGSDLSTFKLSVWCDNPEDLPSLLDLHVEEPSVLIGDDPSPPRTVVYPISILISRPGNSPEVLPPLHFSPTPPDPERQNEESDQNSRGLQKRRFNSQSSSDRAPVHARLGPRVQHCSAAGRVFPADTVTALVTPAIQSVSSLMAVDASLPTRIDPADDASFPTLSAPVDAPALPVTSVVGLAAPGPASFPAMEGPANVSMLLDASGVVPAASGPVLVAVNAADYPHEDCSESQESASAPIQEKCGHLCSAAGRPDIVPIDVGVNALVAPAKSSVSSLMTVDDSFSRLGGPVDAPALPDASVVELVAPGTTSFPAEGLSAAVPTLPVASGAGSDVGLDSADYSRLDCSAMMNCSRMGSAAPLVRPDILPGPSCPRYCKPILVYSRRDQSLQHDFDSLADKSAPTSGNVNVCDVVNSMSSELHSPGTLRSSFSNKVVKAAAHILPAPLEVRPGNPISPAVPPRRSRRIAGIGVEFQSAFSDSQFKFKKKIMRALQVIDENEGISQEALDNYCRLFEQPLPPSHVQALAALFGWTPPGLAVC; this is encoded by the exons ATGGCTGACGATCAGTCAGTTGTTGGTAGGAGAAGGATATACTATGATACAGTTGGAAACGAGGCTCTGATCTGCAGTGACAGTGATGAAGAAATTCCAGAACCAGAGGAAGAGAAACACTTTTTCACAAAGGGAGAAGATCATTTGATATG GAGAGCTACTCAAGACCATGGGTTAAACCAAGAGGTTGTTAATGTCCTTTGCCAGTTTATTGGTGCAACCCCATCAGAAATTGAG GAAAGATCTGAAGTCCTATTTGAGAAAAATGAGAAGCACTCAGGATCTTCAGATAAGATAGAGAGCCGACTTTCTCTTGACAAAACTATGGATGCCGTTCTGGATTCTTTTGATAATCTCTTCTGCCGCAGATGCTTG GTTTTTGATTGCCGCCTTCATGGTTGTTCACAGAATTTGGTATTTCCA TGTGAGAAGCAACCCTACAGCTTTGACCCTGATGAAAACAAGAAGCCATGTGGTCATTTGTGCTACCTTCGA CTCATCACATGCTCtagtggtggcactggcggcggcGGACACAGGCGTACTCGTCGGGGGCATAGACGGCGAAGACCCACTGGTGCGGCTGGTGTTGTGGACACCAGCGTCCCTCCCGAGGTGCTACCCCAACCCCCACCGGAGGCTGTTCGCGCCATTTCTCTGCCCCCTCCCCCGTTCCGGCGCTGCTTCTTCAAACGTTCTAGGAGGATTGCCCAGGCTGAGGATGACCTGCAGAGCGCTATTGTCATCTCCGTTGTGGGCATGGGGCGTTCTGGCTGTGCCGCGGAGGTCTCCGATGCGCTCGCTTCGAGATTTGATCTCGAGGGTAATGCGCTCGACCTTCGCCGGGTTGCACCGAACACTTTCATCGCCTTGCTTCCCAACGTGGAGATGGCTGATCGGTGGCTCAGTGGAGGTCAGTCACTCTACGTTCCTCCCCTTCGGATGCACATCAAGAGGTGGTCCCGTCAATTCATGGCTAATGGGGGAGGGACGCTGCCTCATCGGCTTGATATTGAGCTCCGTGGACTTCCGTTTCATTTGTGGGGTTTGCATACAGCCGAGCAGCTTCTCGATGGACATTGCCTTGTTCATGAACTACACCTTGACTCTGTTGGCGGTTCTGATCTGTCTACGTTCAAATTGAGTGTTTGGTGTGATAATCCTGAAGACCTGCCTTCATTATTGGATCTTCACGTGGAGGAGCCTTCGGTCCTGATTGGCGACGACCCGTCTCCCCCACGCACGGTGGTTTACCCAATTTCAATCCTTATTTCCCGCCCCGGGAACTCGCCGGAAGTGCTTCCTCCTCTCCATTTTTCGCCAACGCCACCAGATCCAGAGCGTCAGAATGAAGAAAGTGACCAGAATTCCAGAGGTCTGCAGAAGCGGCGTTTCAATTCCCAGTCTTCATCGGACCGCGCACCGGTTCACGCTCGCCTGGGGCCGCGCGTCCAACACTGCTCGGCGGCTGGCCGCGTTTTCCCTGCTGATACGGTTACTGCTCTGGTGACGCCTGCAATCCAGTCGGTCTCTTCCTTAATGGCAGTTGATGCCTCGCTTCCGACGCGGATTGACCCAGCTGATGATGCCTCGTTTCCGACGCTGAGTGCTCCAGTTGATGCGCCAGCTCTCCCTGTTACTTCGGTTGTAGGGCTGGCGGCGCCTGGACCTGCCTCGTTTCCTGCGATGGAGGGGCCAGCTAATGTGTCAATGCTATTGGATGCTTCGGGTGTTGTGCCAGCGGCGTCTGGCCCTGTTCTCGTTGCTGTTAATGCTGCGGATTATCCCCATGAAGACTGTTCGGAGTCCCAAGAATCTGCTTCTGCGCCTATTCAAGAGAAGTGCGGCCATTTATGCTCGGCGGCTGGCAGACCAGATATTGTCCCAATTGATGTTGGGGTTAATGCGTTGGTGGCACCTGCTAAATCCTCGGTTTCTTCCTTAATGACGGTGGATGACTCGTTTTCGAGGTTGGGGGGACCAGTTGATGCGCCAGCTCTCCCTGATGCTTCGGTTGTAGAGCTGGTGGCGCCTGGGACTACCTCGTTTCCTGCTGAGGGATTGTCAGCTGCTGTGCCAACACTCCCTGTGGCCTCGGGGGCAGGGTCGGATGTTGGTCTGGATTCTGCGGATTATTCACGTTTGGATTGTTCGGCCATGATGAATTGCTCCCGCATGGGGTCTGCTGCGCCATTGGTTCGGCCTGATATCCTTCCTGGACCCTCTTGCCCTCGATACTGCAAgcccattctggtttattctaggAGGGACCAGAGTCTGCAACATGATTTTGATTCATTGGCTGATAAGTCTGCCCCTACCAGTGGTAATGTCAATGTCTGTGATGTTGTTAATTCCATGTCTTCGGAACTGCATTCCCCTGGCACGCTCAGATCCTCTTTCAGTAACAAGGTCGTGAAGGCAGCTGCCCACATTTTACCTGCTCCTCTGGAAGTCAGACCTGGGAACCCAATTTCTCCAGCTGTGCCTCCACGTCGTAGTAGGCGCATTGCTGGGATTGGTGTTGAATTCCAGTCTGCCTTCAGTGATAGTCAATTCAAATTTAAGAAGAAAATAATGAGAGCGCTGCAGGTGATTGATGAAAACGAAGGCATCAGTCAGGAGGCCCTGGATAATTATTGTAGGCTTTTTGAGCAGCCCCTCCCTCCATCTCATGTCCAGGCCCTTGCTGCCCTTTTCGGATGGACACCCCCTGGATTGGCGGTGTGTTGA